The following proteins are encoded in a genomic region of Diabrotica virgifera virgifera chromosome 1, PGI_DIABVI_V3a:
- the LOC126891454 gene encoding uncharacterized protein LOC126891454 — MDGRKRLSGWQYKKVAEEKKKKLTEVVNKTAKLDTFFTRSNLPVPPEPVLLESVKEFCEVELEVCSILTPSASTASASVPSALTSTPPASASAPSASTSTPLASASAPPVSTSTPSASASTPSASPSTPSASAPSASSCVDTDKIKPAISELTFVVDEIEDQLTVSEPDSSVHLKPNYDPALWIPLPNCPVFAHKSTAMTDYGSKPAGTFTGEPLPSNEAEFSLHSKSIILSQNSHKTIKELLSLGITSCMMFHKIISTTILFTIIVILSNGISRL; from the exons ATGGATGGACGCAAACGGCTCAGTGGGTGGCAATACAAAAAAGTAGCCgaagagaagaaaaaaaaattgacagaaGTTGTAAATAAAACTGCGAAGCTTGATACATTTTTTACAAGAAGTAACCTACCAGTGCCACCAGAACCAGTGCTTTTAGAAAGTGTCAAAGAATTTTGTGAAGTAGAACTAGAAGTATGTTCCATATTAACGCCTTCAGCTTCAACAGCTTCAGCATCAGTGCCTTCAGCTTTAACATCAACCCCTCCAGCTTCAGCATCAGCCCCTTCAGCTTCAACATCAACCCCTTTAGCTTCAGCATCAGCCCCTCCGGTTTCAACATCAACCCCTTCAGCTTCAGCATCAACCCCTTCAGCTTCACCCTCAACCCCTTCAGCATCAGCACCTTCAGCTTCGTCATGTGTTGATACTGACAAGATCAAACCAGCTATATCCGAATTAACTTTTGTTGTTGACGAGATTGAAGATCAATTAACAGTCTCTGAACCTGACTCTTCTGTCCATTTGAAACCAAATTATGATCCTGCTTTATGGATA CCCCTTCCTAACTGTCCTGTTTTTGCCCATAAATCGACAGCAATGACCGATTATGGCTCAAAGCCTGCGGGCACATTCACAGGTGAGCCGTTGCCGAGTAACGAAGCCGAATTTTCACTTCACTCCAAATCAATCATTCTCAGCCAAAATAGTCATAAAACTATAAAAGAATTGTTGAGTTTGGGAATTACGAGCTGCATGATGtttcacaaaataatatcaacaacgaTTTTATTTACTATTATTGTAATCTTAAGTAATGGAATATCACGGTTGTAG